One Natrinema halophilum genomic window carries:
- the carA gene encoding glutamine-hydrolyzing carbamoyl-phosphate synthase small subunit produces MTEAYVALEGGHVLEGRGRASGTARGELVFTTAYTGYEESLTDPSYEEQVLTFSYPLIGNYGVREERFEDDRVHPRAVLAKELTEDVAEWLENEGVPAVDHLDTREVVTDIRDGGAMKCGIAVGEDVTEEDALAELGQCKAMSDHTDIGAQVSVDEPTVYGADNDGETVALIDCGAKGSIIDSLLERDAKVHVFPHDAPVANVEAIDPDVLFISNGPGDPVNFEDAIGLVEAFVEDTPVAGICLGQQIVAEALGGSTEKMTFGHRGVNQPVLDLESGQVVMTTQNHGYTVADPGDHLEVTQINVNDDTPEGIDGIEYDVITRQYHPEANPGPEDTLDFFDDVLAMASRRENERAVPADD; encoded by the coding sequence ATGACGGAAGCCTACGTCGCACTCGAAGGCGGCCACGTACTCGAGGGTCGTGGTCGTGCGTCGGGAACGGCTCGCGGTGAACTCGTTTTCACAACAGCGTATACGGGTTACGAGGAAAGTCTGACCGATCCGTCCTACGAGGAGCAGGTCCTGACCTTTTCGTACCCGCTGATCGGAAACTACGGCGTCCGAGAAGAGCGGTTCGAGGACGACCGCGTCCACCCGCGTGCCGTCCTCGCGAAGGAACTCACCGAAGACGTCGCGGAATGGCTCGAGAACGAGGGCGTTCCGGCCGTCGACCACCTCGACACCCGCGAAGTCGTCACGGACATCCGCGACGGCGGCGCGATGAAGTGTGGAATCGCCGTCGGCGAAGACGTCACCGAGGAGGATGCACTGGCAGAGCTCGGGCAGTGCAAGGCGATGAGCGACCACACCGACATCGGGGCGCAGGTCAGCGTCGACGAACCGACCGTCTACGGCGCGGACAACGACGGCGAGACGGTCGCCCTGATCGACTGCGGCGCGAAGGGATCGATCATCGACTCGCTGCTCGAGCGAGATGCGAAGGTTCACGTCTTTCCTCACGACGCGCCCGTTGCCAACGTCGAGGCCATCGACCCGGACGTGCTGTTCATTTCGAACGGTCCCGGCGACCCGGTCAACTTCGAGGATGCAATCGGACTCGTCGAGGCGTTCGTCGAGGACACGCCCGTCGCCGGCATCTGTCTCGGCCAGCAGATCGTCGCCGAGGCGCTTGGCGGTTCCACCGAGAAGATGACGTTCGGCCACCGCGGCGTCAACCAGCCCGTTCTCGATCTCGAATCCGGACAGGTCGTGATGACCACCCAGAATCACGGTTACACCGTCGCCGACCCCGGCGACCACCTCGAGGTCACCCAGATCAACGTCAACGACGACACGCCGGAAGGGATCGACGGCATCGAGTACGACGTCATCACTCGCCAGTATCACCCCGAAGCGAATCCCGGTCCCGAAGACACTCTCGACTTCTTTGACGACGTTCTCGCCATGGCTTCCAGGCGAGAGAACGAGCGGGCGGTTCCCGCCGACGACTGA
- the cysK gene encoding cysteine synthase A — MDRGLESPADIDAAASVDELIGETPLLRLDAFADNCFGKIEAGNPYSVKDRIARAIVDAAEQAGSLEPGDTVVESTSGNTGIGLAAVCAARGYDCVLTMPASMSTERRQLLRALGAELELTLAENGMSGANERAAEIVADSDDAILARQFENEANPSAHRETTGPEIWAATDGAVDAIVAGVGTGGTITGVSEYVKEERKKSDFTSVAVEPAESPTLSEQSAEGHDIQGIGPGFVPDVLRTDLVDEVRAVEGAAAKAAARKLGQSEGLLVGISSGAALAAAAEYATENPDELTVAVLPDTGERYLSTGLFEAE, encoded by the coding sequence ATGGATCGAGGCCTCGAATCCCCAGCTGACATCGACGCCGCAGCGAGCGTCGACGAATTGATCGGGGAAACGCCCCTGTTACGACTTGACGCCTTCGCCGACAACTGTTTCGGAAAGATCGAGGCGGGGAATCCGTATTCGGTCAAAGATCGGATCGCACGAGCGATCGTCGACGCCGCCGAGCAGGCAGGCTCGCTCGAGCCCGGTGACACAGTCGTCGAATCGACGAGCGGAAACACTGGAATCGGGCTGGCGGCCGTTTGCGCGGCGCGGGGATACGACTGCGTGTTGACGATGCCAGCCTCGATGTCGACCGAGCGCCGCCAGCTGTTGCGCGCCCTGGGTGCGGAACTGGAACTCACCCTCGCCGAGAACGGGATGAGCGGCGCCAACGAGCGTGCAGCGGAGATCGTCGCCGATAGCGATGATGCGATTCTGGCACGCCAGTTCGAAAACGAGGCCAATCCGTCGGCCCATCGGGAGACGACGGGCCCGGAGATATGGGCAGCCACCGACGGCGCGGTCGATGCGATCGTCGCGGGCGTCGGCACTGGCGGGACTATCACCGGGGTGTCAGAGTACGTGAAAGAAGAACGGAAAAAGAGTGACTTCACGTCGGTCGCGGTCGAACCCGCAGAGTCGCCGACCCTTTCGGAACAAAGCGCCGAGGGCCACGACATTCAGGGAATCGGCCCCGGCTTCGTCCCCGACGTCCTCCGGACCGACCTCGTCGACGAGGTCCGCGCCGTCGAGGGGGCGGCGGCCAAGGCAGCGGCCCGAAAGCTCGGTCAAAGCGAAGGGCTGTTAGTCGGGATTTCCTCGGGCGCGGCGCTCGCGGCCGCCGCCGAGTACGCGACCGAAAACCCCGACGAGCTGACCGTCGCCGTTTTGCCGGACACCGGCGAGCGCTACCTCTCGACCGGCCTCTTCGAAGCCGAATAG
- a CDS encoding PAS domain-containing sensor histidine kinase, producing MTFEESYDNRNVPPTGADNPVDSDPSSMPADGYETVFHAVQEAVFLVEVERTGGDLAFRYGRINPAYEAIIGLTEAEVRGKTLREVFEGDIENNGFDSYRACVEEGEPTEFTARLPFPAGNRTVETKLTPTESNGPVRRIVGIARDVTEQEAAKRELGRERDLLAKAEDLAAVGVWELDLRTDEFQWTEGTRAIFGVDDGYDPTLLEVIEFFHPADQNTIRSFVDSCKTDGDPFDEVLRLTTADGTDRWVRTVGESVTKDGAIVALRGAIQDITDQKERERELQLFRKAVEQAGHGIVITDRSGTIEYVNPAYERDTGYDRTEAVERNPSIVKSGKHGDAFYEELWGTILSGDVWESELINRRKSGELYHVDQTIAPITDAAGEITHFVAIESDITEQRLREQRLSVHNRILRHNIRNGMNVIKGNASRLRTASTDDNPHEAVTAIEEQAVDLLKISENAAAVRDLFQRGGDGDASCDVGAMVSKLASDFEAQYPDAAITVDAPDSVLVQADNRVEMAIREAVHNAVSHNDQPVPEVTVRVTPPEANDTDHWIDIAIADNGPGIPEEEQPMLELGHETPLVHGSGLELWLMYWVAKNAGGEMRISENEPRGSIVTLRIPTAAT from the coding sequence ATGACCTTCGAGGAAAGTTACGATAATCGAAACGTGCCACCGACGGGCGCCGATAATCCGGTAGATTCGGACCCGAGTTCGATGCCAGCCGACGGGTACGAAACGGTATTTCATGCCGTCCAAGAGGCCGTCTTTCTAGTCGAGGTCGAACGAACAGGGGGTGACCTCGCGTTTAGATACGGACGCATCAACCCGGCCTACGAAGCGATCATTGGTCTGACCGAGGCGGAGGTTCGCGGAAAAACGCTGCGGGAGGTGTTCGAGGGAGATATTGAGAACAACGGTTTCGATAGCTATCGAGCGTGCGTCGAAGAAGGGGAACCGACCGAATTCACCGCGAGGCTGCCGTTTCCCGCTGGCAACCGAACGGTCGAGACGAAGCTCACGCCGACCGAGTCGAACGGGCCGGTGAGACGGATCGTCGGCATCGCTCGTGACGTCACCGAACAGGAAGCAGCGAAACGAGAGCTGGGCCGGGAACGTGACCTCCTCGCAAAAGCCGAGGATCTCGCCGCTGTCGGTGTGTGGGAACTCGACCTCCGAACGGACGAATTTCAGTGGACCGAGGGAACGAGGGCGATTTTTGGCGTCGATGATGGATACGATCCGACCCTTTTGGAGGTGATCGAATTCTTTCATCCTGCCGATCAAAACACGATTCGATCGTTCGTCGACTCGTGCAAGACGGACGGAGACCCGTTCGACGAAGTGTTGCGCCTCACCACGGCTGACGGGACTGACCGATGGGTCCGGACGGTCGGGGAATCGGTTACGAAAGACGGAGCAATCGTCGCGTTACGTGGCGCGATCCAGGATATCACGGATCAAAAGGAACGCGAGCGAGAGCTGCAACTCTTTCGAAAAGCAGTTGAACAGGCCGGCCACGGGATCGTCATCACGGATCGCAGCGGAACGATCGAATACGTCAATCCGGCGTACGAACGAGACACTGGATACGATCGGACCGAGGCCGTCGAACGGAACCCGAGCATCGTCAAATCGGGAAAGCACGGCGATGCGTTCTACGAAGAGCTGTGGGGGACGATCCTCTCAGGAGACGTCTGGGAAAGCGAACTTATCAACCGGCGCAAATCCGGAGAGCTGTACCACGTCGACCAGACGATCGCGCCGATCACGGATGCTGCCGGTGAGATTACGCACTTCGTGGCAATCGAGTCCGATATAACGGAGCAGCGACTGCGCGAACAGCGACTGAGCGTCCACAATCGGATCCTTCGACACAACATCCGAAACGGGATGAACGTCATCAAAGGGAATGCGTCGCGCCTGCGGACGGCGTCCACCGACGACAACCCCCACGAAGCCGTGACGGCGATCGAAGAACAAGCGGTGGATCTGCTCAAAATCAGCGAAAACGCCGCCGCCGTGCGGGACCTGTTCCAGCGTGGGGGAGACGGCGACGCCTCCTGTGACGTCGGAGCGATGGTATCGAAACTCGCGTCTGACTTCGAAGCGCAGTACCCGGATGCCGCGATCACGGTGGATGCTCCAGACTCCGTCCTCGTACAGGCCGACAACCGAGTAGAGATGGCAATCCGAGAAGCGGTACACAATGCCGTCAGCCACAACGACCAACCCGTCCCCGAAGTGACCGTCAGGGTCACCCCGCCCGAAGCGAACGACACCGATCACTGGATCGATATCGCCATCGCCGATAACGGCCCCGGAATCCCGGAGGAAGAACAACCGATGCTCGAGCTGGGTCACGAGACACCGCTCGTCCATGGGTCGGGTCTCGAGTTGTGGCTCATGTACTGGGTAGCGAAAAACGCTGGGGGCGAAATGCGAATCAGCGAGAACGAGCCACGGGGCAGCATCGTCACGCTTCGCATCCCGACGGCAGCGACGTAG
- a CDS encoding AI-2E family transporter: MNLSKGFLLVLVGLFAYLSLLLVLPFAQYVLGAVLVAYVLYPVQTRLERRVPPPVAALGLVVLAVAGVVVPLIVIIAAVASDARRLIENADADALQTAEIERFIEARTGVSVDLTAVLADSAQGVGGMVLEQSTAWFSALTHTVIGLGVAIFLLYYLLKDGSALLAWIRDLTPLPDEAQDDFYRELDAVMWAVLAGHVLIAIIQGSIAGLGLLATGVPNAAFWTVVMIILSLVPLVGSFLVWGPAVIFLFLTGEPFLAVALFAYSTVVVGLSDDYLRPILVDRYADLNPAVIILGVLGGVYAFGIMGLFYGPVVLGALIATLNVMNNHYNRLEDVPGMQ, encoded by the coding sequence GTGAACCTCAGCAAGGGATTTCTCCTCGTTCTCGTCGGACTCTTCGCCTATCTCTCGCTGTTGCTCGTCCTTCCCTTTGCACAGTACGTTCTCGGTGCCGTTCTCGTGGCGTACGTCCTCTATCCGGTCCAGACGCGACTCGAGCGGCGAGTTCCGCCGCCGGTCGCCGCGCTCGGGCTAGTCGTCCTCGCAGTCGCCGGCGTCGTCGTCCCGTTGATCGTGATTATTGCGGCGGTCGCAAGCGACGCACGCCGGCTCATCGAAAACGCCGACGCGGATGCGCTCCAGACCGCCGAGATCGAACGCTTCATCGAAGCAAGAACGGGCGTGAGTGTCGATCTGACAGCCGTGCTAGCCGATTCCGCACAGGGCGTCGGCGGGATGGTTCTCGAGCAGTCGACTGCATGGTTCAGCGCGCTCACCCACACCGTCATCGGGCTGGGGGTTGCGATATTTTTGCTCTACTACCTCCTCAAGGACGGGAGCGCGCTATTGGCCTGGATTCGTGACCTGACGCCGTTGCCCGACGAGGCCCAGGACGATTTCTATCGAGAACTGGATGCGGTCATGTGGGCCGTTCTTGCAGGTCACGTCCTGATCGCGATCATTCAGGGGTCGATCGCCGGTCTGGGACTGCTCGCGACCGGCGTGCCGAATGCCGCGTTCTGGACGGTCGTCATGATTATTCTCTCACTGGTCCCGCTGGTCGGTTCGTTCCTGGTGTGGGGGCCCGCCGTGATCTTCCTCTTCCTGACCGGCGAGCCGTTCCTGGCCGTCGCGCTGTTCGCCTATAGCACGGTCGTCGTCGGGCTCTCGGACGACTACCTCCGACCGATCCTCGTCGATCGGTACGCCGACCTCAATCCAGCCGTGATCATCCTCGGCGTCCTCGGTGGCGTGTACGCGTTCGGTATCATGGGTCTGTTCTACGGTCCCGTCGTCCTCGGTGCGCTGATCGCCACGCTAAACGTAATGAACAACCACTACAACCGACTCGAGGACGTACCCGGGATGCAATAA
- a CDS encoding SIMPL domain-containing protein, whose translation MDRRQFLAASTVGLTAAVAGCVGSSLSNGDPGSGSATNESAGRGEITVSANGEVQTEPDQAIVTIGVEASGESADAVTDELAAGAKQLRTTFERLGIAEENVEEGQFSISPIRKRSAEGFRGTHTFEVTLTDVDRVGDVIDAAIESGADDVGYVNFTLREETQSELRKEALDAALANADEEAAYIADNREIELQGTTAVTTGDVSVNPVRRETTAGADAAGEEAPPTEIDAEPVSVTASVTVTYSFAA comes from the coding sequence ATGGATCGACGACAGTTCCTCGCAGCATCGACCGTCGGACTCACAGCGGCAGTGGCGGGCTGTGTGGGAAGCTCGCTCAGCAACGGCGACCCTGGCTCAGGCTCGGCGACGAACGAGAGCGCTGGACGCGGAGAGATTACCGTCAGCGCCAACGGCGAGGTCCAGACGGAGCCGGACCAGGCAATCGTTACTATCGGCGTCGAGGCGAGCGGTGAAAGCGCCGATGCCGTCACCGACGAATTGGCGGCCGGAGCTAAACAGCTCCGTACGACGTTTGAACGGCTTGGCATCGCCGAAGAGAACGTCGAGGAAGGTCAGTTCAGTATTTCCCCTATCCGCAAGCGCAGTGCCGAGGGGTTCAGGGGAACGCACACGTTCGAGGTGACCCTCACCGACGTCGACCGCGTCGGTGACGTCATCGACGCGGCGATCGAATCTGGCGCCGACGATGTCGGGTACGTGAACTTCACGCTTCGGGAGGAGACGCAATCCGAACTGCGAAAGGAGGCGCTCGACGCGGCGCTGGCCAATGCCGACGAAGAGGCGGCGTACATCGCCGACAATCGTGAGATCGAGCTTCAGGGGACGACAGCCGTCACGACCGGCGACGTGTCGGTGAATCCGGTTCGTCGCGAAACAACGGCGGGCGCCGACGCTGCAGGTGAGGAGGCACCGCCGACGGAAATCGATGCAGAACCCGTCAGCGTAACCGCCAGCGTGACGGTCACGTACTCGTTCGCCGCATGA
- a CDS encoding winged helix-turn-helix transcriptional regulator gives MTETRQEIRAHVGSNAGVHFNELVRESDFAPGQVQYHIRRLLDEDHLIREEFYGRTHYYPPEYDEWERAALALFRRETAREIVVYLIEHEQAAPADVADALGIARSSLEYHLDRLVDHDIVEKQYDERNRVRLALATPEATGRLLTTVTPTVPDRLVDRFSRLVDELLAGTAES, from the coding sequence ATGACTGAGACGCGCCAAGAGATCCGAGCACACGTCGGCTCGAACGCCGGCGTCCATTTCAACGAACTCGTCAGGGAATCTGACTTCGCACCCGGACAGGTTCAGTACCACATCCGACGACTGCTGGATGAGGACCACCTCATCCGCGAGGAGTTCTACGGCCGGACCCACTACTACCCGCCGGAGTACGACGAGTGGGAACGAGCCGCGCTGGCGCTGTTCCGCCGGGAAACCGCCCGCGAGATCGTCGTCTACCTGATCGAACACGAGCAGGCTGCACCCGCAGACGTCGCTGACGCACTCGGGATCGCTCGCAGTTCGCTCGAATACCACCTCGATCGACTGGTCGACCACGACATTGTCGAGAAGCAATACGACGAACGAAACCGCGTCCGCCTCGCACTCGCCACCCCTGAAGCGACGGGACGACTCTTGACGACGGTGACCCCGACGGTTCCCGACCGGCTCGTCGATCGGTTTTCCCGACTCGTCGATGAGTTACTCGCGGGTACGGCCGAGTCGTAA
- a CDS encoding Lrp/AsnC family transcriptional regulator produces MDDLDRQILDILRRDARTPYTEIASEVGTSEGTVRNRVERMMDDDVIERFTISTRTGNVQAMLEIGVAVDVDTKAVSERMAEWAEVDFVWMVSGEQDIVLVVDAADTRGVNDLITKARDQEEVVSTKTRLILDEELG; encoded by the coding sequence ATGGACGACCTGGACCGACAAATCCTCGATATCCTCCGTCGAGACGCCCGAACGCCGTACACCGAGATCGCAAGCGAGGTCGGGACGAGCGAGGGAACCGTTCGCAATCGCGTCGAGCGCATGATGGATGACGACGTCATCGAACGCTTTACCATCTCGACCCGGACGGGGAACGTTCAGGCGATGCTCGAGATCGGCGTCGCAGTCGACGTCGACACAAAGGCGGTCTCCGAGCGGATGGCGGAGTGGGCGGAAGTCGACTTCGTCTGGATGGTCTCGGGCGAACAAGACATCGTCCTCGTCGTCGACGCGGCGGACACGCGCGGGGTCAACGACCTCATCACGAAGGCCCGCGATCAGGAGGAGGTCGTGAGTACGAAGACGCGGCTGATTCTAGACGAGGAACTCGGGTAA
- a CDS encoding DUF547 domain-containing protein produces the protein MSTQLDPLSLSADLLYTVKTEGDADPLREHLAALERSQLERALANREGKLAFWLNCYNAYAQLLLEDEVAELHEGGLLDRWKFFGRDQVPISGVWLSLNDIEHGLLRSSKHPWGLGYLPRLFPTAFERQFRLEECDPRVHFALSHGAEHCPPIAVYSPRDVDEELDIAIEWFLEENVTYDADENVATVPRRFRQYRGDFGGTRGIVSFLREYNAISTDATPSLEYEPVDRSADLDVDMDGDETLDGGDIRP, from the coding sequence ATGTCGACTCAGCTCGATCCCCTTTCGCTCTCGGCCGATCTTCTCTATACAGTCAAGACCGAGGGCGATGCCGATCCGCTGCGAGAGCACCTCGCTGCCCTCGAGCGGTCACAGCTTGAACGAGCGCTTGCAAACCGCGAGGGAAAACTCGCGTTCTGGCTCAACTGTTACAACGCCTACGCCCAGCTTCTTCTGGAAGACGAGGTGGCCGAGCTTCACGAGGGCGGATTACTCGATCGCTGGAAGTTTTTCGGTCGCGATCAGGTTCCTATCAGTGGGGTCTGGCTCAGTCTCAACGACATCGAACATGGCCTGCTCCGAAGCTCGAAACACCCGTGGGGGCTCGGCTACCTTCCGCGACTGTTCCCCACCGCGTTCGAACGCCAGTTCCGCCTCGAGGAGTGCGATCCCAGGGTTCACTTTGCGCTGAGTCACGGGGCCGAACACTGCCCGCCGATCGCGGTCTACTCGCCGCGAGATGTCGACGAAGAACTCGATATCGCCATCGAGTGGTTCTTGGAGGAAAACGTCACCTACGATGCCGACGAAAATGTCGCAACGGTCCCGCGGCGCTTCCGGCAGTACCGCGGTGACTTTGGAGGGACCAGGGGTATCGTCTCGTTTCTTCGAGAGTACAACGCCATATCGACCGATGCCACGCCCTCCCTCGAGTACGAACCGGTCGACCGTTCAGCGGACCTCGACGTCGACATGGACGGCGACGAGACGCTGGACGGGGGCGATATTCGACCGTGA